Proteins from a genomic interval of Rubinisphaera italica:
- a CDS encoding HisA/HisF-related TIM barrel protein produces MKIIPVLDILNGVAVHAVGGLRSSYQPLKSKYCESPCPVQISENLKSRFGICDWYIADLDGIVHRRWNLELLNTLAGSLGRIRIDAGIRQIEDLFELGSLVCSNRCIVASESLTDCSVLDSLACMCEPRQFVFSLDLVDGQLNAPTGAWGTRSLMEIVEYVVDLGIQELIVLDLAYVGGEKGPGTTELCAGIHREFPHLQVMTGGGIRNCDQIKRLEQSGVDAVLIGTALHHGLLNEEIISRYCSGESGNNSNTRG; encoded by the coding sequence ATGAAGATCATTCCCGTTCTCGATATATTGAACGGAGTGGCGGTACATGCGGTGGGTGGATTGCGAAGTTCCTATCAACCACTCAAGTCGAAGTATTGCGAGAGTCCATGTCCAGTTCAGATCTCAGAGAATCTGAAAAGTCGATTTGGCATCTGTGACTGGTATATTGCGGACCTCGACGGCATTGTCCACAGACGCTGGAATCTGGAATTGCTGAACACATTGGCTGGAAGCCTGGGGCGAATTCGTATTGATGCCGGGATTCGTCAAATTGAAGACCTCTTCGAACTCGGCTCTCTAGTCTGTTCGAACCGCTGTATTGTTGCGAGCGAGTCGTTGACAGATTGCTCGGTGCTCGATTCCCTGGCCTGCATGTGCGAACCGAGGCAGTTTGTGTTCAGTCTCGATCTGGTCGATGGTCAACTGAATGCCCCAACTGGAGCCTGGGGAACTCGTTCACTCATGGAAATTGTCGAATACGTCGTCGATCTGGGAATCCAGGAGTTAATTGTCCTCGATCTGGCGTATGTCGGTGGCGAGAAAGGGCCGGGAACCACTGAGCTTTGTGCAGGCATCCATCGTGAATTCCCGCATCTGCAAGTGATGACTGGAGGTGGAATTCGCAACTGCGATCAGATCAAAAGGCTCGAGCAGTCCGGTGTCGATGCTGTTCTCATCGGGACGGCTTTGCATCACGGATTGCTGAATGAAGAGATCATATCCCGTTATTGTTCGGGAGAATCAGGTAACAATTCGAACACAAGAGGGTGA
- the rpmA gene encoding 50S ribosomal protein L27, translating into MAHKKGQGSSRNGRDSNAQRRGVKKFGGESVLAGNILIRQCGTKWHPGRHVGMGRDYTLFALTEGTVYFDQKGRRINVEPVVSN; encoded by the coding sequence ATGGCACATAAGAAGGGACAGGGTTCCAGTCGCAACGGACGCGATTCCAACGCACAGCGACGGGGCGTGAAGAAATTCGGCGGAGAATCCGTACTGGCTGGCAATATTCTCATTCGTCAATGTGGTACCAAATGGCACCCGGGGCGGCATGTCGGCATGGGACGCGACTACACCTTATTTGCATTGACCGAAGGGACTGTTTACTTCGATCAAAAAGGTCGACGCATTAACGTTGAACCCGTTGTGTCTAACTGA
- a CDS encoding PAS domain-containing sensor histidine kinase yields the protein MDSSELTSEIKPELKSKNSFEAELPVLQKDYPGISERSLLNNVLQHSSLILWALDKEGRFILSTGAGLKMIGLTVGEVIGASLFEMYADHPNICEKVRSALNGEEVQEFVEVDGHAFETWYRPIITEGSQINGVVGITSVVTDLYETRKALEKSETRFEKLAQMAPVGIFQCNLKGRIIFANRYFWSCFKEETYENISQNIQAADNLKSSELTWLELFHSEGTDSLEEQWKESLDNGQAFESRLIPRQPAKDINQVLLRLEKTESDGFVGIVVDMTAVQKAESVSALRHRELEKAVQYRTIELIELNTKLKAEVESRKRATQELQLSQNQMQSILENTVDSIVQIDREGRLEYVNHTRSENPSEEVIGSTVFDWLDPADAKIAQETLRRVIDNGEQVEQPAMVNLPDGNQAYMTGRWGPIWHDEKVIGATIVATDVTEMRNMELESKRRQEELAHMSRLSLIGEMSARLSHELKQPLFSIGSLATGCLNYVEAGKIDPAELKTMLQRIARLSNESRDIVENTKDFAIRRPFQKKSAQVQEIIERSLDLVSGEFKKSEILIEQTYEDHLPAVNVDPIQIQQVFVNLIMNSIDAIRVSHKQLSHQITISAKPLNEEFVIVNVSDTGDGFQEIEPSNLFEAFRSTKENGLGMGLAICRGIMENNLGELKLLSTGEEGTYFQINLPIYTPANKV from the coding sequence ATGGACTCATCAGAGTTAACTTCTGAAATCAAGCCGGAATTGAAATCAAAGAACTCTTTTGAAGCAGAATTGCCTGTTCTTCAGAAAGACTATCCGGGGATCTCGGAACGCTCACTTCTAAATAATGTTCTTCAGCATTCTTCTTTAATTTTATGGGCACTCGATAAAGAAGGTAGGTTCATCCTTTCGACTGGTGCTGGACTGAAGATGATTGGTTTAACCGTTGGAGAAGTCATAGGTGCCTCTCTCTTCGAGATGTATGCAGACCACCCAAATATTTGTGAAAAGGTCAGAAGCGCACTTAATGGAGAAGAAGTTCAGGAATTCGTAGAAGTCGATGGGCATGCCTTTGAAACCTGGTACCGACCAATAATAACTGAGGGTTCTCAAATCAATGGTGTTGTCGGAATCACAAGTGTGGTGACTGATCTCTACGAAACACGCAAGGCGTTAGAAAAAAGTGAAACGCGTTTTGAGAAACTGGCTCAAATGGCGCCAGTTGGAATTTTTCAATGCAATCTCAAAGGCAGAATCATCTTCGCCAATCGATATTTCTGGTCATGCTTCAAAGAGGAAACATACGAAAATATTTCACAGAATATCCAAGCCGCTGACAATCTGAAATCGTCCGAACTGACTTGGCTAGAGCTATTCCATTCAGAAGGGACAGATTCTCTGGAGGAGCAATGGAAAGAAAGTCTGGATAATGGCCAGGCATTTGAATCTCGTTTGATTCCCCGCCAACCAGCTAAAGATATCAATCAGGTTTTGTTGCGTCTGGAGAAAACGGAATCGGATGGGTTTGTCGGAATCGTGGTGGACATGACGGCTGTCCAGAAAGCGGAAAGCGTATCTGCTCTTCGTCACCGGGAATTAGAGAAAGCTGTCCAGTATAGAACCATTGAACTGATTGAACTCAATACCAAGTTAAAAGCTGAAGTGGAATCGCGAAAACGTGCGACTCAGGAACTGCAGCTTTCTCAGAATCAGATGCAGTCCATCCTGGAAAACACTGTGGATTCCATCGTTCAAATTGACCGCGAAGGCCGTCTGGAATATGTCAATCACACTCGATCAGAAAACCCATCCGAGGAGGTCATTGGATCAACTGTCTTCGATTGGCTAGATCCTGCTGATGCTAAAATTGCACAAGAGACCTTGCGGCGCGTCATTGATAACGGAGAACAGGTCGAGCAACCTGCAATGGTGAATCTCCCTGATGGTAACCAAGCCTATATGACTGGCCGGTGGGGACCGATCTGGCATGATGAAAAAGTCATTGGCGCAACGATTGTCGCAACTGATGTAACCGAAATGCGGAATATGGAACTGGAATCCAAACGCCGTCAGGAAGAGTTGGCACATATGTCTCGTCTGAGTTTGATCGGCGAAATGTCTGCCCGCTTGTCCCACGAATTGAAACAACCCCTGTTTTCCATCGGAAGTCTGGCGACTGGCTGTCTGAATTATGTGGAAGCAGGCAAAATTGACCCCGCAGAATTAAAAACCATGCTTCAACGGATTGCCAGACTTTCCAATGAATCCCGAGACATCGTCGAAAATACCAAAGATTTTGCCATAAGAAGGCCATTTCAGAAAAAGTCTGCTCAGGTCCAGGAAATTATCGAGCGGTCTTTAGATCTTGTCAGTGGCGAATTCAAAAAATCTGAGATTCTCATTGAGCAGACGTACGAAGATCACTTACCCGCGGTGAATGTGGACCCGATTCAAATTCAACAGGTCTTTGTGAATCTCATCATGAATTCCATCGATGCCATTCGCGTCAGCCACAAGCAATTGTCCCATCAAATTACGATTTCTGCTAAACCCTTAAACGAGGAATTCGTTATCGTCAATGTGAGTGATACCGGTGATGGATTTCAGGAAATCGAACCTTCAAATTTATTTGAAGCCTTTCGATCGACGAAAGAAAACGGACTGGGAATGGGGCTGGCAATCTGTCGTGGCATTATGGAAAACAACCTCGGCGAACTGAAACTCCTTTCAACAGGAGAGGAAGGAACTTATTTTCAGATTAATTTGCCTATTTATACACCGGCCAATAAGGTTTGA
- the glmM gene encoding phosphoglucosamine mutase has protein sequence MQRILSISGLRAVAGEGLDPDFLCQFAAAVGTIAKGGSIVVSRDGRSSGEMVKHAVLSGLMATGCRVIDAGIATTPTCGVLVTHHKAAGGIQITASHNPVPWNGLKPFNAQGSVYNREEGQQLLSLLESGKFSYVTYDQIGTVELLEDPAGPHFERVFSLVDVEAIRQQRFKVVLDCNHGSGAVSTPQLLEQLGCEVIVMGGTPDGQFAHTPEPLAENLTTLSERVRKEGADVGFAQDPDADRLAIVDEHGNYIGEELTLALAVDYVLERNQGPVVVNGSTSRVTADLAAKYGCEFHRSHVGEANVVAKMKACNALIGGEGNGGVIEPQVGFVRDSFVSMAYVLAGLSRKGGSLSEWVETIPKYAIVKSKLTCPQEAVGKACEALREHYQDATATEGDGLRLDWNDRWVQVRASNTEPIIRVIAEAPENDQATALCEEAKEIISRKLS, from the coding sequence ATGCAAAGAATTCTTAGTATTTCCGGCTTACGCGCAGTAGCCGGTGAAGGTTTAGATCCCGATTTTCTTTGTCAGTTTGCGGCAGCAGTGGGAACAATTGCCAAAGGGGGAAGTATTGTCGTTTCCCGCGATGGTCGCTCGTCTGGAGAAATGGTCAAACATGCGGTGCTCTCAGGCTTGATGGCGACGGGTTGTCGAGTGATCGATGCCGGTATCGCAACAACTCCCACCTGTGGCGTGTTGGTCACCCATCACAAAGCAGCAGGCGGAATTCAAATCACTGCGAGTCATAATCCTGTGCCGTGGAATGGACTGAAACCATTCAATGCCCAAGGATCGGTTTACAATCGAGAAGAAGGACAGCAACTGTTGTCACTGCTGGAGTCCGGTAAATTTTCTTATGTGACATACGATCAAATTGGGACCGTCGAACTGCTCGAAGACCCTGCTGGTCCTCACTTTGAACGTGTGTTTTCCCTGGTTGATGTCGAAGCGATTCGTCAACAGCGATTCAAAGTGGTGTTGGATTGCAATCATGGATCGGGAGCGGTATCGACTCCTCAACTGCTCGAGCAACTCGGTTGCGAAGTGATTGTGATGGGGGGCACACCAGACGGTCAGTTCGCTCATACGCCTGAACCATTGGCTGAAAATTTAACGACCTTGAGCGAACGAGTTCGAAAAGAAGGAGCTGATGTTGGATTCGCTCAGGATCCCGATGCTGATCGACTGGCTATTGTCGATGAGCATGGGAATTATATCGGTGAAGAACTGACACTGGCTTTAGCCGTCGATTATGTCCTGGAACGAAATCAAGGACCAGTCGTTGTGAATGGTTCGACCAGTCGGGTGACTGCAGATTTGGCAGCGAAGTATGGCTGCGAATTTCATCGCTCGCATGTTGGCGAAGCCAATGTCGTCGCAAAGATGAAAGCCTGCAATGCGTTGATCGGTGGAGAAGGTAATGGCGGCGTGATCGAACCTCAGGTCGGCTTTGTTCGGGATAGTTTCGTTTCGATGGCGTATGTCCTGGCTGGCCTATCCAGGAAAGGAGGTTCTCTTTCGGAGTGGGTCGAAACGATTCCCAAATATGCCATTGTGAAGTCCAAACTCACATGTCCACAGGAAGCAGTTGGCAAGGCATGCGAAGCACTGCGAGAACACTATCAGGATGCCACTGCGACGGAAGGCGATGGTTTACGACTCGACTGGAATGATCGCTGGGTTCAAGTCAGAGCCAGCAATACCGAACCGATCATTCGAGTGATCGCCGAAGCTCCGGAAAATGATCAGGCTACCGCTCTTTGCGAAGAAGCTAAAGAAATCATCAGTCGTAAGTTGTCCTGA
- a CDS encoding ribonuclease D, translating into MPPQLLTSQSEFNELCQRMHACGEVAFDTEFVSEHTFRPLLCLLQFGTKEEMVAVDPLDGLDLTPWWEIMADEETRIIVHGGREEILFCWHAIEKAPGNLVDVQIVQGLLSRGFPLSHSAIVQKVMRKRIHGKETRTDWAKRPLTTKQIEYAVEDVRYLIDIAAKQRRRLKSTKRTEWADQECQEFVDTLVEAQRTRGDAWVKLPKLGRLSQLELGIARDLFRWREGVADKTNRPFRTILRDDLLVDLAHRHPKTEAEVLSSRDMQRGNYKRHAADIIRVIQEASQTPEHELPEKLKSDSVDHSKQEEHVLGKLLAIALANCCAEADLSPAIVATSNDLRDFVRWYLGDQGSDVPKLAHGWRYNLCGEMLENLLDGKISLRVSDPNSDHPLVFELLPDSPEQ; encoded by the coding sequence ATGCCTCCACAATTGTTGACGTCTCAATCTGAATTCAATGAACTTTGCCAGCGTATGCACGCCTGTGGCGAAGTCGCTTTCGATACCGAATTTGTCTCCGAACATACATTCCGCCCCCTACTTTGCCTGCTGCAATTCGGAACCAAGGAAGAAATGGTCGCCGTCGATCCGCTCGATGGACTCGATTTGACTCCCTGGTGGGAAATCATGGCAGATGAGGAAACGAGAATTATTGTGCATGGCGGGCGAGAAGAAATTCTCTTTTGCTGGCACGCAATTGAAAAAGCTCCCGGGAATCTAGTCGATGTGCAGATTGTTCAGGGACTGCTGAGTAGAGGCTTTCCGCTCTCCCACTCGGCAATTGTGCAGAAAGTCATGCGAAAACGGATTCATGGCAAAGAGACTCGTACGGACTGGGCGAAGCGTCCATTGACTACCAAGCAGATTGAATACGCCGTCGAAGATGTACGTTATCTGATTGACATCGCTGCTAAGCAACGACGTCGACTCAAATCGACGAAGCGGACAGAATGGGCTGATCAGGAATGTCAGGAATTTGTCGACACTCTTGTTGAAGCTCAGCGTACCCGCGGCGATGCCTGGGTAAAGCTTCCAAAACTGGGACGACTTTCTCAACTCGAGTTGGGTATTGCCCGCGATCTATTTCGGTGGCGGGAAGGTGTTGCCGATAAAACCAATCGCCCTTTTCGGACCATTTTGCGAGATGACCTGCTCGTCGATCTGGCTCATCGACATCCTAAAACAGAAGCTGAAGTCCTTTCGTCCCGCGATATGCAGCGAGGGAACTACAAGCGACACGCAGCTGATATTATCAGAGTGATTCAGGAAGCGAGTCAAACTCCTGAACACGAACTGCCGGAAAAACTCAAGTCAGACAGTGTCGATCATTCCAAGCAGGAAGAGCATGTCCTCGGCAAACTGCTGGCGATTGCACTGGCAAATTGCTGTGCAGAGGCCGATCTTTCGCCGGCCATTGTCGCAACGTCCAACGATTTGAGGGATTTCGTCCGTTGGTATCTGGGAGATCAGGGATCAGACGTTCCGAAACTGGCTCACGGTTGGCGATATAATCTGTGTGGAGAAATGCTCGAAAATTTGCTGGATGGTAAAATTTCACTCCGCGTCTCAGACCCGAATTCTGATCACCCTCTTGTGTTCGAATTGTTACCTGATTCTCCCGAACAATAA
- a CDS encoding DUF420 domain-containing protein — MNRGFLGYDASFMLDVVVCALILLVPLLVYSIWLVKYRHKYGKHKVAQLLMGLLLLTAVGLFEIDMQLHGGWKNIINKDPAAPRMSTAELADVSQILRIHLIFAISTPILWIWTTYEALRRFPDPIKPGPYSKRHKTLAWLSTIDLVLTSITGLIFYYYAFIA; from the coding sequence ATGAACCGGGGTTTTCTAGGTTACGATGCCTCTTTTATGCTCGATGTGGTTGTCTGTGCACTCATCCTTCTTGTTCCGCTTTTGGTTTACAGTATCTGGCTGGTCAAATATCGGCACAAATACGGAAAGCATAAAGTCGCACAGTTACTCATGGGGTTGCTGTTGCTGACAGCAGTTGGCTTATTTGAAATTGATATGCAGTTGCATGGTGGCTGGAAAAATATCATCAATAAAGATCCCGCAGCTCCCCGCATGTCGACCGCGGAACTCGCAGACGTTTCTCAAATACTTCGTATCCACCTGATCTTTGCCATTTCGACGCCGATCCTCTGGATTTGGACAACCTACGAAGCCTTGCGCCGCTTTCCCGATCCGATCAAGCCAGGCCCGTACAGTAAACGCCACAAAACTCTAGCCTGGCTAAGCACGATCGATCTGGTTCTTACCTCAATAACGGGACTGATCTTCTACTATTATGCCTTTATTGCGTAA